The stretch of DNA CGCTGTCGGTTATATGGGTTTGGGTTTTGTGCATTTTGATTATCTTTTTGTGGTTTATTCAGGGccgtgttttttctttttttcctaaaataatttggggggggggggggagaaaggTAGGAAGTTatctttttttgtgttttcgtTCAGCTCAACTTGACCCTACCAGGCTAACTGATTGGAGctaattcttttgtttctttattctttttttttttttggttggggtTTAGTTATACTAGTACTTAAGAGTATGaagtctttaatttttctttctttttttttttttttttctacgtgttttccttacattgCGGATTTGATGTAAAATGTGTATATTGGGGTAGGCGGAAGAGGGCACCGATGAGGTTTATGCTCAGCTCGCACTGGTTCCTGAAAGCGAGGTGAGCTTTGTCAAGATTTTGTGCATCTTTCTGGTTTCAACAAAATGTAGGGAAGAGGAATAAAATTGAGCTTCTGCTATGTAGCCCTGCTTATAATTGCTCTGCAGCGTGGTCATTTGTTTTTGCATGGATTGTCATTGTAATAGGAATTCGAGCAGAAACTGCGAGAAGGGGAATTTGATGCGGATACAGAAGAAGATAATGTTGAAATAAATGCAAAGTCGTCCACTCCCCACATGTTCTGTAAGACTCTTACTGCTTCTGATACTAGCACACATGGAGGCTTCTCTGTCCCTCGTCGAGCTGCTGAGGACTGCTTCCCTCCCTTGGTAATTatagtaattttcttttaattccgCGTTTGAATCATCTCCCaattgtttgaatgtaaatttgTGACCGACATACGTGCTTCAGTTTAGTCGTTCTCTTGTATAGTATATGAGCTTAGGCAAATTGTTATTGCAGGACTACAAGCAACAGAGACCTTCTCAAGAGCTTGTGGCGAAGGATCTACATGGATTGGAATGGAGGTTTCGACATATCTACAGGGGTAGGCCACAAGTCTTTTATACAAATATAGGGCTCCATGCTTATAGAGATCTCAGAGACTCAATTCACTATAAGCTTATTTGAACTCTAATGAAGCCTGTTCACTTGGTTTTCGTTTGAACAGGGCAGCCTCGAAGGCATTTACTCACTACAGGGTGGAGTGGTTTCGTAAACAAGAAGAAGCTCGTTTCTGGAGACGCCGTGCTCTTTCTTAGGTAAAAACTTTCACATTTGGGATATTTCTGATGTTATTTGTGTTTCTTATCTAATATTTTCTCCAGGGGCGGGGATGGAGAATTGCGACTGGGAGTTCGAAGAGCTGCTCAAGTTAAAGGTAGCGTTGCCTCTTCATCTCTCTATAGCCAACAAATGAATCATGGCTCTCTGACAGATGCTGCTAATGCCATATCTACGAGAAGTGCCTTCAACATTTACTACAATCCCAGGTATCAAGTTGTTCTCTGTCGTGTTTGCCTGAAAAAATGTCACAGTTAATTGCTATCTTAATGCTTAGGATGGAAGTTACATTGGGTATGTTGAGCCCTAGATTTAGGTCTTTAATGTACAGAGGTTGAAGATCAAATCCGTACTAAAAGTTTAAATCTTCTTTTGAGGTTCTCACTAACAGCTTGTAAGTAAATATATGATTCAAGAAGGCCTTCCGGTTGGAATGGAGTTTTAACTTCTTTGCATCTTTGTCTTTGTGTTCATATGTATCTGCGGAGCTTCTATTCAATATACCTAGAAATGcctctctccaattttttttcttatagtcccaaaattttggttaatttctatatattatctatttttaaggatGAGGCctctccaaaattaaaattaaaactaagtttaggagaaataataaacttattaatatggatcccaAAGTTTTTTCTTATACAATATTGGACTTCTTCATATGGAatccaaagtgaaaatataagaaaaattatttaaagtcgatgatctatatgaaaaatagtttgtaGATATGTTTTTTACGActtttcaatctctttttaattaagagaaatgatgttTGTAGTCCTAGGATGTGCAAGCCCTACccactctctttaaaaaaaaaaaagtaggtaaaattttttttgataagtaaatttaGGAACCACATATAAAGAACATCACTTGATATGAAAAGTCTTCTTACCTTCCTCTATTCCCAACTGCAATCACCTGCGTACTCTAAAAACTTCCTACACCAATGTGCCTCAAAAGATATGACTTTTCCTTCCATTGCCATGCGACCATCACCAACTTACTTGTACCTCTTCTCTCAATGCAGCTTCATGATTGTAACGGTCATCTTACAACTCCAATTATGTGTTGTGTAGTGTATAACCATTTGCATTAAGTTCACCAATTTTACACCTTAGTTTGACCAGGTTGCAGATGTTCAGTTATTGTTAGGAGTAAAGCCAGAGTAGCTTTGGGAGTGGGGGGGCACTCGGCCCACAAGCTATGCCCCTGGTGAGGAACTTGCACACCATTATTGTTCCCATGTCTAGGTGGCTTAACTGGGTGCCCAGTGCCTTTCACCATATCCTAGCATCTAACTTTGCCCCCAGTTGTCtttcttgcatatttatttgtcatgggtttactcattttttttatttcttacctTTATGCTTGGCTATATCGAACATTCAaagattctttttctttttttgtaagataCATGTTGCCCTTGCTTTCCAAGTTATGCATTAAAAGTCTGGTTTTTTGAGTATATCTAGTAGGGCAAGTTCATCGGAATTCATAATACCTCTCCGTAAATTCTTGAAGAGCATGGACCATTCTTTTTCAGTTGGGATGAGGTTCAAAATGAGTATTGAAGCAGAAGATGCAGCTGAGAGAAGGTTGGGCATGTTATACTTGAACCGGTTAAGATAACttgaaccaaaaaaacaaatctaaTTAAAGTCTATTCCCTTCTTTTGGTCAGATACACAGGGCTTATAACTGGAATTAATGATATGGATCCTGTTAGATGGCCTGGTTCAAAATGGAGATGCCTACTGGTATGCAATTATAACAGAACTTGATCACTTTACAACATTtgttttctaagaaaataaggCTTGTTTATTGAGTATTGGATTTTAGGGTATTATGGATTTTTTGTATGGTGACTGGGTGGATTTAAGATTATTTGACTTTTGatattattcatcatccccTCTCTTCCATCCTTTCTGCTTTTTAAGAAGTAAGAGTTTATTTTTCTCCTGCCACAGCACCTATAAATGCTTTTACTTCCTTTTCTGCTGTTGTAGCTtctttttgaataaatatatttacttttatatatttcccCCGAAAAAGCTAGGCTTTTTTCTCCTATCTTGATTATGATATTAAATGTATGCCATGTTTCCTTCATTTGACCCTATGCTTGAGGGCTTGAAGTTCagtttttaatgtaaaataggATTGTTCCTATCAAAATGTGACCATTTATGTagtctaattataaattttatttttacattttaagtTTATTCCATGTTTTGAGTGTTTGAAAGCCATTCTACAGACAATCTTGAAGTAAACTTTACTGAGCAAATCCCAGGCGTTAGGTGACAGAAGACCagtgtattttttcttttgtgggtAGTTTATAGCATGAGATCTATTTTATTAGGTATCCCATCCTTCAATTTGAATTTGAGCAGGTGCATGTTCACaccaatataatatttatttattacaaatgCAACCAAACACCTGAGCTTTGAATCTTGCAGTGTCAATCTGTCTTCTATATTTTTCACAGAACTGACATCTAATTCTTTGATCTGGAACTTTTCCTGGTATCAATGGGGATAGTCTACTGGTTCGGTTGAAGTACGACTTTGTGTATTATTGGTTGACTGCTAGGTTGTAACTATTACAAATCTTATGCATATTAATGACCAGCCAGTGCAGTGATATCAGATATTTTGATATTCTGTTTGGGTTCTTATGTTTGGATCATTTGGTTTGTTTGGTTGTTTCCTCGTGGACCTATGCCGTCTTTATTTCGTGACAATTCTGTCTTTTAATATGGGATGTTGCTGTGATATGTCTATATTTGATGGTAGCAAACTTGTTCGCTCCTTTTTGCAGGTAAGGTGGGATGATGTAGAAGCTAGGCATAACAGGGTTTCCCCATGGGAAATTGAGCCATCTACTTCTCTTTCTGGTTCCACTAGCTTGATGGCATCTGGTTTAAAGAGGACCAGGATTGTATCGCCTTCAGCACAACTGGAATTTCCGATTTCCAGTAGGTTCTTCtgaattacaagaaaattgtaaatttcTCCATGCAACACAATTGACCTAGTCTTACTCTTCTTTTAACAGATGGGATTGGAACATCAGACTTTGGGGAATCTTTAAGCTTCCAGAAGGTCTTGCAAGGTCaagaaattttgtgttttactCGTGACAGTGCTGATACTCATTATCATCATCCATCCGAAGCAAGGTGTTTTTATAGTCCGAACGCTTCTGGGATTGCTGCAATAGGAGATGCTGGTAGAAACCAAGCCAGAAATTATGATATTTCCTACAAAGCCAAGGGCATTGGTGAATCTTTCCAATTCCAGAAGGTCTTGCAAGGTCAAGAAATATTTCCAACCTTGCCATATGGAAGAGCCCCGACCACAAACAGGGCCCGTGAGAATGGTGACATTGGAATCCTTAATGGTGTTCAAGTGCAGAGCAATAACACAACTATGCGCCCATTTGCCCCGTCTCTGCAAGTTTCATCACCATCATCTGTCTTAATGTTCCAGCAGGCATTTAATCCAGTTTCATCAAGCTTAGGTTCGATGTATAAGTTGAATAATCTTGAGGAGCAGAGAATTAGTAGCCAAAATTTGTCTGTTTCTGAAACAGTTGGTGGAAAGCTCATGTCACCCTCATTTAATGAGCGTAGCTTCTGTAGGAAAGAACAAGGAGGCATGCATTCTTCAGGTTTTGGGCATGGTCAACTTGGCTCTACACTCCCTCCTCTTCCAAATCGATCCACATTTGGGGGCAGCCAAGATCTAGCTTCCTCGTGTAAAAGTAGCTGCAGACTCTTTGGGTTTTCTTTGACGGAGGAAAAACATGTTGCAAACACAGAGAACTCCACTCCAGTTTCGCCCTCATTGAATACTAGAGTTTCTTTTCTACCTCATGTTGGGGATCAGTTCCATCCAAAGCCTCCACTGATGGCCAAGGCAGTTGGAAGCAACTGCACCAAAGTAAGTGACCTCTATGCTGTAAGATATGCTTTTTGATATTGCATTGTAGTGTACTGTTGTAAGGTACGAACTGAAGCTTTACAAGCAGGGGAGTGTTGTAGATGGGAAACTGTTCTTCCTAAGCTACAGAGGCGTGGGGAAATGATGGAAAGTTGTTACTAGGATAGTTAGGATGATGCTTTTCTGGAGAGATGATTTGGGGCAATATTTCTGAATGTTCCTTTTCAATATCAATGTTATTATGTTTGCATTCAGAATCAAGCCTGAGGCGAGTGTTTTTTTAGCATCGAGGGTGGTGCATGGCACATATTATGAGGCTAACCAAAAAATGCTGGCATAGGAGGTGGCCAGTGCCAAAATCTCGTGGATGCTCTtggattttcctttctttccataGGGCATAAGACTTTGTATCCTGATTTATTGACAATGAGTTTGTTTAGTTTTATAACCTTATGGTTGATGGGTACCATTGACATCTTTTTTGCTGGAAATCCTGCAATGTTTTTTTCAAGAACTACGATGTGTACTAATGGTGTAGTAATGGTACCTGAGGTGGCCGAAGAGGATGGCATGTACTGCCAATAGTATAACTAAGCCTGTGAggagaaaattgtaattataaccTCAAGGCAACTTGATTGTATCTTAATTCAGAAACAAACCTTTGTTGGTTCGTTTGTCATGATCTTCCTTGGTCAACAAAGGTCTGTTCGAACTTGTCAAATTCTACCCAATGCAATATGGTTATAGACCTTAACCTTATGGtgattggttttttcttttcaaattgcTCATCTTCTGTAAGAACATATTTGTTCCAAATTTGCTTGATGTATTTATGTTTTGCTTCTTGTTTAGAACTACTACttaactctccctctctctctctctctctctctcaagttatGCTTATTATTGTTGGGCTTATTTCTTAAGATCAGGAGGCTGTGCTATTAATCTGGCTAACACACAACATACAAGTATACAGGAAAACCGTAATTAGCATTATATTCTTTTAGAGtattaaattcaaaatcataCTAATGATAAACCGTGAGATCAAGATGAAAAATTCTTATGCCAACTTTTTAGACGAacctttgaaaaaaagaagaaaaaaaagtctATGAATGGATAGTCCATGTTGGGAAAACGTGTCAATGCAGGTATTAACCAATGAACTAGCATGTGTACACGCAGATTTCCATCTGTCCTCCGTTTTGGCGAAATATCAGAGACTTTTTGTGTAGttgtaaaaatctaaaaatttgtgTTGGGACTTTTCCCGGAGAGCGGCAGCTCTCgtagcgctctctctctctctcccttgaaAGATctgcgtttgaatattgagttgagttaaattaaggcttcgtttggttagttaaatactctcaattcatcttaactcatcattacaactttttcaaatttcaacacaaaatataataaacaattcaactttttcaaatctcaaaataataataatattaaaaaataatattctaacaatattttatcatctcaactcaactcaactcaactcaactcaactcatttcaacatctaaacacaacctaagttaagttgaatttaagtgataaaatatatttttttaatattaatattattttaagatttaaaatagttgaattatttattatattttataataaaatttaaaaaaattataatgatgagttgaaataaattatgatGAAATTAAGAAGCAAACGTAGCTGTCGAGCCTCTTGAGctgtctcttcttcctctctccagTCAAACTTCTCAATTATTGAGTTCGAATTTGTCGACTTTTATCGATCTCTTATACACCTAACCGCCCCTCTAGCAACCTCTGCACGAAGAGCTCTACCTACTCTCTCACCGCCTCGCCCTCGCTAGCTCTTTGGCGTGTCACCGTAAACATGCGTGAGCGGCTGCGTCACAAGCTATCACCAAGAGCACCTTTTCTCCCACCCTTGACTTCCTTTTTTTGTTAGGAGCCACCTTTAGTATCAACCAAAGATGCGAGCAGATCTCTTTCACTtgccccattttttttttctttttcttgttctcgTGCCAAGGACATTGGGAGTTTTTGTTGGtcccattttctcctttttgcaTGGACTCCAATTATACGAAGGATGCATGAATACAAAAATTATCCTTATCATCTTCTACACTATATACCAATATGtatgtaaaggaaaaaaatgttcataGCCTATGAATTGGGCCTAGCCCATCAAAGCCATCACTAGGGACAAAACAAGGGGGATAAATAAGAGGCAAGAGGGAGACCAGAGAAATATAAGGGCTGTAAATGTTAGAAGGTGAGAAGAAAAATGACAATAAGTGTTCACGTAAGGGAGACCTGCCATCTCATGGCATGATGACATGTACAATAAATGGTCAAGCAAACATATAAAAGGAGAGGTCTAGACAACataaaaagagatttttttgGATATGCGATGGATACGGATAGGAAGAGCTACAACCTTCtttgtacaatgagatatgatgatccatgagtgattgtaaatagatatattatagtggatacttccctccccaaacccctgtggacgtaggcatatTGCTGAACTATATAAATCTTGGTGTTcatctctctttactttctttaCACTTATTTTCCACTCATTACTATGGACGTACGAACCGTCACCGTATAACTGCACCAGAACACTGCTAGGGACTCTCGGAGGAGGTGGTGCATAGTCCACCTCTTCCGACGTGCCACTGTTAGAGCTCGAGGTTCTGGGCTAGTGGAGAAGCTGCACGACACTTCTCTCTCGGAGGAGGTGGTTCTGGGTGGAGAAGCTGTGCGACGCTTTTCTCTCGGAGGAGGTGGTGGAACCGATAAGAAGTCACGATCTAACACATGTGCACGGTGTGGCAGAACAATGTAACGGCGAATGTTCTCATCACTCAGTAACGAGTCAGTCTCGGCTCGGGTTGGATGAGCCGCCACCCAGGACATTGCAGAAGCAATCCTGAATTCCTCTATCTCCGATAACTTAATTGAGAGAGATTTGGTAGTCGGAACTTTACCCCAAACAGATCGAACAGTGAACTCGTTATATTCGCGCTCTCCTTCTGGACATTCCCATTCTGAGCCTCTAACAAAGAAGAATCTCTGATGCCAatcttttattgaaaaataacgCCTCTCTAGAATAGAGAAACATTTATCGGCGGAATAGGATTGGAAACTACAGATGTTTCCCGTAAGCCAATTGATTTGGTATGTAGACAAAATCTCCCGAGCAGTTAGATCGGGGTAATCTTCTGAGCCACTCAGAATGATTTGAAATGCCACACAACTGTCCATGATTAAACGCCAAACATTAGGATTGAGTTGCGCTAGAGCAAGTTGTAGAAAATCCAGAATGTCACGCACCGGATGACAAAATGGCAGACGCAGTCCAATGGAAAACATGTGAGGATAAATAGCCACCTTTGTCGACAGGCCATCCTCATCCACCATCATAACGCGAGGTTGAGGGATTTCAAGAACCATTTCAGCGGGAACAGGAAACTCTCTGCAGAACGTATGAAGTTCGTTATTAGTCATGACTGGCGTAATCGTTTTCCAGCGAAATAATTGAACCGGGCATCGTTCATGCCTCATTTCGTCATAGTAAAAGTAGACGAAAGGCTTAGAGTGTCTTTTAGGGTTTTAGAGAAATGAAGGAGGAGGATGAGACGAAGAGAAATGGGAGGAAAGTataaggaagaataaataaataggaacAGTGTGATGGAACGACAAGATATTTGAAATGGCAACATAAAATTTGAAGGGACGCCTCGGCTATGGGGATATGGGATGACATTTACCTATTGCATGCGTGCGTGGAACGAACCAATCTCGAGCAATGTTGGCATGCCAAAAAGCAGCTTTAATTAATGAGGACGACATTAATGATTATTCAAGCTCGATAATGCCAGAGATCGGTTCACATCCCAGTAAATAAGAAGATCGGTTCGCATCAACATTGAACGGGCAAGTACCCATTCACCTTTTACATGTCCAGACCAgggatcttaaaaaaaaaaaattcttagaaTTTCCAACCCACGAGTGTGTTAAAAATTCGTGTGGTACTAAGAAGGAGGAAAATCTCTTACATTGGGCCAAGAGCAGGGCCCATGTTACAACCTAGATATGAGGTCTAGATTAAACTGGGCCGGAGACATGGGCCAGATTAGGGCTCAGGTGCACGATATGGGTTGAGGTAGACAGTAACACTCGGGTCAAGGCTCAGGTATGATGCCCGGGTCAAATCATGTTCACAATGGGAAGCAAGACAGGAAATACAGGCAAGGCTTGAGAGGGAAGGAACCTAGCACTCAGTACCCAACAAAGAGACTTGAGACAGTTTACACCCAGCATTACTAAGAAGGTgtgccgcattcaatgcggccAAAGACCCGAGCAATACACAGCAACCTTGAGCACTTCATAGCTCGGTGAAGTGATGCCACAGGAGTAGCTCGACGGATCGACAGTACAAGCATATTATCTCCTACTATGCAACATCCCATTATCATGGAGACCAGGTCAGTAACTATAAATAAGACACTATAGCAGCAAACAAGGTAATCAATCTATAACTATCACCATATACTCTTGTCTTGActactattcatcatctcctTCACCAATCATTGACTTAAATATCGAATGATCAACGGACCCTGAGGTCTCCCCTTTGGTTACTGTGCAGGTGATTGCTCGTATGCTGCCTGTGTGGAGTTGTCCAGGcctgcgaaacacgacgttaacaatgtaatttgtcatttttatcattccatctaaatacacatatattaatgtgtaaatatgtatatttaaataaaatgataaaaaaataaatcacatattaatatgttgtgtatagatgataagtagctGTAGCATTTCTCTACATGGATAATATCTATGGGGTTTCGCGCGTGGCCACGAACGTGAAGCAGCAAGTCTCGCATGGCCACTACTTTATTACGTAGGAGTCAACATGTTCGGTGCTTCCgattaaaaaaaactactaaaaTCCCAAAATTAGTCGGCAACAAAATCCGCGTTGAGCTAACACAATGTGAAAGTTTGCCATTTCTACGGATCTAAGAGAAAAAGAATGTGAAAGCTATTGAAGTTCAATCAGATTTCAGATTTGTGGTGTCCACAACCTCGTCAAGTGAATCTTTCTCCAACAAAGATTTCAATCAAAACggtttattaaatgaaaagtgtTAGGTTGGACGTAATTCTTATGCAAAATAGTTTACACatatgtaatttatatttcaCAAAGAGATCCTATAAAAGTAAGCTTACAAACtaatgtgattttatatgatacgttaaatttattttgatcaaAACGCGTGAATaactgaaaatttttaaaataagatttatgcTTGAAGTATCTGAGAGAGTTTtcgggtgaaaaaaaaaaaacatggttaGCTTACGATGAACTACTATTAATTAGCcgtattatttaaatatatatgtttctcacgttttgaaaaaacatatgaaaattGAACAAATCGATCGAAAagaattagttttatttatctttgattCTCAGCATAACGTAGATCCTCGATTGCGCAAATGCAAATTAGTTCCTCTTGTGAAGGCACCTATACGgtgactactttttttttttaaaattctactcatcatgaTTAATCTCACACTAAacaccacacataatttttttattttattctttttacttACCAAATATGTGGGTGTACGAATGATTAGTAAAATAAtgctcaattagtttaagaggaataaaacttaaaaaataaaaataactgtagTGTATGAGATGATTAAtatcaaaattctttttttttaactgtctGCATTATGGGGGTGATATCTAAAAGcttcaaaactttttattttcgttCTTTGGTAGGAAaatttcagtaaaaaaaaaattaaatagatcaGATTTTGAGACctattgttaaaaatattcGCTTATTAAGTGTGATCAATAGAGCGACATAAATGGATTGCTGACACATCTTTATAAACTCATAGTTTTAGTTAAACCATGAGCACTAAAGTGATATTGGTCCAATTCATGTATCAAGATCCATTAAGGACccttgtatatatatggttacGATCCTCACTCCATATTCATTCTTGACCGATCTTCGCATCCCTTTgcagttaattttttttttattgagaatGAATATTGAATGTGGTAGCCTGGTTGAACCGCTATGCTCTTCTCTACAATGAGTATAAATACGCTATCTCTACTAAATTTCCACAACGGTTTCATATGTGATATTGGCATATTCAGATTCTCTAACACCTATATGTTTACCACTTTAAAAGATTATAGAACAGTGAGTTgcgatgagttgaaataaaaattgaaaattaaataaaatattattagaatattattttttgatattatttttattttgagatttgaaaaaattgaattatttattgtattaatttgtttgaaaatttgaaaaatttgtaatgattatttgagatgagatgaattgagttgagatgatttggtATCCAAACTTTCCTGAATCTTGGATACATGTtgtaagagttttgctactcatcattcctacacaccatatttatttttatttatttatttattatttatttatttttggtgttattcttcctaaattaattgagttcttctactcaacaTCTATGCACCActcatttggtaagagaaaaaaatataaaagttaaaaaattatgtgtggtgtgtggtgtgaggatgatgagtagaattttcaTGTTGTAAATATTGAGATAAATATTAACCGATAACTATTTTAGTTTAGAAACAAGGGTCGGCAGTGCTAGCATGCCACCCAGCTTTGATCGATGGGCGTGCCCGTTAGCACaaatctctctttttatttttttatttttacatttttttaa from Juglans regia cultivar Chandler chromosome 4, Walnut 2.0, whole genome shotgun sequence encodes:
- the LOC108983957 gene encoding auxin response factor 3-like; translation: MGLIDLNTTEEDQTPSSGSSASSWCSASAPSASASSSSVCLELWHACAGPLISLPKKNSIVVYIPQGHLEQVPDFPLAAYDLPPHVLCRVVDVKLHAEEGTDEVYAQLALVPESEEFEQKLREGEFDADTEEDNVEINAKSSTPHMFCKTLTASDTSTHGGFSVPRRAAEDCFPPLDYKQQRPSQELVAKDLHGLEWRFRHIYRGQPRRHLLTTGWSGFVNKKKLVSGDAVLFLRGGDGELRLGVRRAAQVKGSVASSSLYSQQMNHGSLTDAANAISTRSAFNIYYNPSRASSSEFIIPLRKFLKSMDHSFSVGMRFKMSIEAEDAAERRYTGLITGINDMDPVRWPGSKWRCLLVRWDDVEARHNRVSPWEIEPSTSLSGSTSLMASGLKRTRIVSPSAQLEFPISNGIGTSDFGESLSFQKVLQGQEILCFTRDSADTHYHHPSEARCFYSPNASGIAAIGDAGRNQARNYDISYKAKGIGESFQFQKVLQGQEIFPTLPYGRAPTTNRARENGDIGILNGVQVQSNNTTMRPFAPSLQVSSPSSVLMFQQAFNPVSSSLGSMYKLNNLEEQRISSQNLSVSETVGGKLMSPSFNERSFCRKEQGGMHSSGFGHGQLGSTLPPLPNRSTFGGSQDLASSCKSSCRLFGFSLTEEKHVANTENSTPVSPSLNTRVSFLPHVGDQFHPKPPLMAKAVGSNCTKVSDLYAVRYAF